In a genomic window of Quercus lobata isolate SW786 chromosome 4, ValleyOak3.0 Primary Assembly, whole genome shotgun sequence:
- the LOC115983898 gene encoding UPF0481 protein At3g47200-like: MAKPTTVAAGSFRKEMRCEELAIDIPLVMELAQWPECCIYKVPKKLREVKKEAYTPKLISIGPLHHGEYELLSMQMLKLNYLREFCYRAKTCHEDIARFIEEKEQRIRRCYKDISDYDLSSEDFVNMVVLDSIFIIELFLRSAATDRRSRRASTCGEDESYTSEEDGYIVRGDCIASNPLLRKHIQQDLLLLENQLPFFILDELHTKFSWFEQNKYISFVELTCNYLFPESKTMKDKIDKEKVKHFTDLMRYLYHPPKDCDGAAPIKNLHNAKKLEDAGVILEKDEKKTLLDIDFQEGDLWNIFPGFIVSWILLFLPCLDHIEWLKKTQTILKVPVFEVNDETEGIFRNVMALEQCHYPDKAYICNYFVLLDYLINTRDDVELLVEKGIIVNKLGSYKAVATMVNRLCLEITGENHYYIKLVKDINDYYEDSWNRNMGYLRTVYFRDVWRGTATVVGVIVLFVTFLNFLRPFVFKNI; this comes from the coding sequence atggccaaaccTACTACTGTGGCTGCTGGTTCATTTAGAAAAGAAATGAGATGCGAAGAGTTGGCCATTGACATACCACTAGTCATGGAGCTAGCCCAGTGGCCTGAATGTTGCATCTACAAAGTCCCCAAGAAACTTCGTGAGGTAAAAAAAGAAGCCTACACTCCAAAGCTAATTTCAATAGGCCCTCTTCACCATGGCGAATATGAACTGCTTTCCATGCAAATGCTGAAACTAAATTATCTCAGGGAATTCTGTTATCGGGCTAAGACATGCCACGAGGATATTGCAAGGTTCATTGAAGAAAAGGAACAAAGGATTCGTCGCTGTTATAAAGATATCTCTGACTATGATCTCAGCAGCGAAGATTTCGTGAATATGGTTGTATTGGATTCAATCTTTATCATCGAGCTATTCTTGAGGTCTGCAGCGACTGATCGGCGCTCTAGGAGGGCTTCTACGTGTGGGGAAGATGAAAGCTATACGAGTGAAGAAGATGGATACATTGTGAGAGGAGATTGCATAGCAAGTAACCCATTGTTGAGGAAGCATATTCAACAAGACTTGTTATTGCTTGAAAATCAGCTTCCATTTTTTATTCTCGACGAGTTACACACAAAATTTTCCTGGTttgaacaaaacaaatatatttcctTTGTTGAGCTTACCTGTAATTACCTTTTTCCTGAATCCAAGACCATGAAAGACAAAATTGATAAGGAAAAGGTAAAACATTTCACTGATTTAATGAGATATCTCTACCATCCACCCAAGGATTGTGATGGAGCTGCTCCTATTAAAAATCTacataatgcaaaaaagttGGAAGACGCCGGAGTAATATTGGAAAAGgatgaaaagaaaacattacTTGACATAGATTTCCAAGAGGGTGACCTCTGGAATATATTTCCTGGCTTCATTGTCTCATGGATCTTGCTATTCTTACCGTGCTTGGATCACATTGAGTGGTTGAAGAAAACACAAACTATCTTAAAAGTTCCAGTCTTTGAGGTAAATGATGAAACTGAAGGCATTTTTCGAAACGTGATGGCCCTGGAGCAGTGTCATTATCCAGATAAAGCTTACATATGTAATTATTTCGTGTTGTTAGATTATCTTATTAACACTAGAGATGATGTGGAGTTGCTTGTTGAGAAAGGGATTATTGTTAATAAGTTAGGAAGCTATAAAGCAGTTGCCACTATGGTTAACAGACTTTGCCTCGAAATTACTGGAGAGAATCACTATTACATAAAACTCGTTAAAGATATTAATGACTACTACGAGGATTCTTGGAACCGCAATATGGGATATTTGAGAACAGTATATTTCCGTGATGTTTGGAGAGGCACTGCAACTGTTGTTGGAGTCATTGTTCTATTTGTAACTTTCTTGAATTTCCTTAGGCCTTTTGTCTTCAAGAATATTTAA
- the LOC115984051 gene encoding regulator of nonsense transcripts 1 homolog isoform X2, whose amino-acid sequence MSRNGALRQQLYKEIEVASVDSFQGREKDYIILSCGIGLLNDRRRLNVPRRLNVSLTRARYGIVILGNPKVQSKQPLWNSLLTHYKEHECLVEGPLNNLKQSMVQFQKPKKVWHL is encoded by the exons ATGTCTAGAAATGGTGCTCTTAGACAGCAACTTTACAAGGAGATTGAG GTTGCAAGTGTAGATTCATTTCAAGGAAGGGAAAAAGACTACATTATTTTGTCATGT GGAATTGGACTCCTTAATGATCGCCGTAGGCTCAATGTTCCCCGTAGGCTCAATGTTTCTCTAACTCGTGCCCGATATGGTATTGTCATTTTGGGGAATCCTAAAGTCCAGAGCAAACAGCCACTGTGGAATAGCTTATTGACACACTACAAG GAGCATGAATGCTTGGTTGAAGGACCTCTGAATAATTTGAAACAAAGTATGGTTCAATTTCAAAAGCCTAAAAAG GTTTGGCACTTATAA
- the LOC115984051 gene encoding regulator of nonsense transcripts 1 homolog isoform X3, which produces MSRNGALRQQLYKEIEVASVDSFQGREKDYIILSCGIGLLNDRRRLNVPRRLNVSLTRARYGIVILGNPKVQSKQPLWNSLLTHYKASKELSD; this is translated from the exons ATGTCTAGAAATGGTGCTCTTAGACAGCAACTTTACAAGGAGATTGAG GTTGCAAGTGTAGATTCATTTCAAGGAAGGGAAAAAGACTACATTATTTTGTCATGT GGAATTGGACTCCTTAATGATCGCCGTAGGCTCAATGTTCCCCGTAGGCTCAATGTTTCTCTAACTCGTGCCCGATATGGTATTGTCATTTTGGGGAATCCTAAAGTCCAGAGCAAACAGCCACTGTGGAATAGCTTATTGACACACTACAAG GCATCAAAAGAACTTAGTGATTAA
- the LOC115984051 gene encoding regulator of nonsense transcripts 1 homolog isoform X1: protein MSRNGALRQQLYKEIEVASVDSFQGREKDYIILSCGIGLLNDRRRLNVPRRLNVSLTRARYGIVILGNPKVQSKQPLWNSLLTHYKEHECLVEGPLNNLKQSMVQFQKPKKASKELSD, encoded by the exons ATGTCTAGAAATGGTGCTCTTAGACAGCAACTTTACAAGGAGATTGAG GTTGCAAGTGTAGATTCATTTCAAGGAAGGGAAAAAGACTACATTATTTTGTCATGT GGAATTGGACTCCTTAATGATCGCCGTAGGCTCAATGTTCCCCGTAGGCTCAATGTTTCTCTAACTCGTGCCCGATATGGTATTGTCATTTTGGGGAATCCTAAAGTCCAGAGCAAACAGCCACTGTGGAATAGCTTATTGACACACTACAAG GAGCATGAATGCTTGGTTGAAGGACCTCTGAATAATTTGAAACAAAGTATGGTTCAATTTCAAAAGCCTAAAAAG GCATCAAAAGAACTTAGTGATTAA